A stretch of the Erinaceus europaeus chromosome 1, mEriEur2.1, whole genome shotgun sequence genome encodes the following:
- the LOC103116200 gene encoding S-phase kinase-associated protein 1-like produces the protein MYRLLGADVEIAKQYVTIKIMLEDLGMDDEGDDDPIPLPNVNAAILKKVIQCCTHHKDDTPPPEDDENKEKQTDDIPVWDQEFLKVDQGTSFELILAANYLDIKGLLDVTCKSVASIVEGEKDHPETGVVAGVGGSFGFKGVEPLGAYSLSPGTTM, from the coding sequence ATGTATAGACTACTTGGAGCTGATGTGGAAATTGCCAAGCAATATGTGACTATCAAGATCATGTTGGAAGATTTGGGAATGGATGATGAAGGAGATGATGATCCAATTCCCCTACCAAACGTTAATGCAGCAATATTAAAAAAGGTTATTCAGTGTTGCACCCACCACAAGGATGACACTCCTCCTCCTGAGGATGATGAGAATAAAGAGAAGCAAACAGATGATATCCCTGTTTGGGACCAAGAATTCCTGAAAGTTGACCAAGGAACATCTTTTGAACTTATTCTGGCTGCAAATTACTTAGACATCAAAGGTCTGCTTGATGTTACATGCAAGTCTGTTGCCAGTattgttgagggagagaaggaccacCCAGAAACAGGAGTGGTTGCAGGTGTAGGTGGGTCCTTTGGCTTTAAAGGAGTTGAACCTTTGGGGGcatactctctctctcctgggacCACCATGTGA